The following coding sequences lie in one Hydrogenophaga sp. PBL-H3 genomic window:
- a CDS encoding M48 family metalloprotease yields the protein MSISAERRLGDRIARSIYQDPDYLDDPLLVDYLQALWQPLLGSARARGDVPPELAERMAWELMISRERTVNAFALPGGYLGVNLGLLAVTERPEEVASVLAHELSHVSQRHIARLMSREERMAPWMMGAMILGALAAGSNAQVASAAIAGSTAVAAQSQLNFSRDMEREADRVGFGVLSGAGFDGQGFVTMFDKLQQAARLNDDGSFPYLRSHPLSGERIADMRARLPQGPVATAPAVSPATTLNPPGVGTGLKLDLPGLKPGGTSQLSVASRPGPSVAVHALMSSRARVLAENGPDRMRGWLQIGQGSNATSGERYAAALAALRLGQRDRALELAQKLRDTVAADARFAADALMLELLLSPAASPATPAQATLLAELRDRSLGSASRAGVMLGAQAAIASGEPQRAVSRLQSWVVLQPRDALAWQTLARAYQVQGQSLRAVRAEAEARAAQLDYAGAADRFRAAQSLPVAQRNADSMELAIVDSRRREVEALLRETVREEEASKR from the coding sequence ATGTCGATTTCTGCGGAGCGTCGGCTGGGAGATCGCATTGCGCGGTCGATCTACCAGGATCCGGATTATTTGGACGATCCCTTGCTGGTGGACTATTTGCAGGCGCTGTGGCAGCCGCTTTTGGGCTCGGCGCGCGCGCGCGGCGACGTACCGCCAGAGCTGGCCGAGCGCATGGCCTGGGAGCTGATGATTTCCCGGGAACGCACAGTCAATGCGTTTGCCTTGCCGGGCGGTTATCTGGGTGTGAATCTGGGTCTGCTGGCGGTCACGGAGCGGCCGGAAGAGGTGGCTTCCGTGTTGGCGCACGAGCTCAGCCACGTGTCGCAGCGGCACATCGCGCGCCTGATGTCGCGAGAGGAGCGCATGGCGCCCTGGATGATGGGCGCGATGATCCTGGGCGCATTGGCGGCCGGGTCCAACGCGCAGGTGGCGAGTGCTGCCATCGCAGGCAGCACCGCGGTGGCGGCGCAGTCGCAGCTGAACTTTTCGCGTGACATGGAGCGTGAGGCCGACCGGGTGGGTTTCGGGGTCCTCTCGGGTGCCGGCTTCGACGGTCAGGGTTTTGTGACCATGTTCGACAAGTTGCAGCAGGCCGCGCGCCTGAACGACGACGGCTCCTTTCCTTATCTGCGCAGCCACCCGCTGAGTGGCGAGCGCATCGCCGACATGCGGGCACGCCTGCCGCAAGGGCCTGTCGCGACAGCGCCGGCCGTCAGCCCTGCGACCACCTTGAATCCCCCGGGTGTCGGGACTGGTCTCAAACTGGATCTGCCTGGACTCAAGCCCGGCGGTACCAGTCAGCTGTCGGTGGCCAGCCGACCCGGACCGAGCGTGGCGGTACATGCCTTGATGTCGTCACGGGCACGGGTGCTGGCCGAAAACGGACCTGATCGCATGCGCGGTTGGCTGCAAATTGGGCAGGGTTCCAATGCAACGTCCGGCGAGCGCTACGCCGCCGCCTTGGCAGCCTTGCGTCTGGGTCAGCGAGACCGTGCTCTGGAGCTGGCGCAAAAGCTGCGCGATACAGTGGCAGCCGACGCCCGCTTTGCGGCCGACGCCTTGATGCTGGAGTTGTTGCTGTCGCCCGCCGCCTCGCCCGCCACACCGGCGCAGGCCACCTTGCTTGCCGAGTTGCGAGACCGGTCTCTGGGCAGCGCCTCGCGCGCCGGTGTCATGCTGGGCGCGCAGGCCGCGATTGCCTCGGGCGAACCGCAGCGGGCGGTGAGTCGCTTGCAAAGCTGGGTGGTACTGCAGCCGCGCGACGCGCTGGCCTGGCAGACTTTGGCGCGGGCCTACCAGGTCCAGGGACAGTCGTTGCGTGCGGTGCGTGCCGAGGCGGAAGCCCGTGCAGCCCAGCTCGACTACGCAGGCGCCGCCGACCGTTTTCGCGCGGCGCAATCTCTGCCGGTGGCCCAGCGCAATGCCGATTCAATGGAACTGGCGATCGTGGACAGCCGCAGGCGCGAGGTGGAAGCCCTGCTGCGCGAAACCGTGCGCGAGGAAGAAGCCAGCAAGCGCTGA
- a CDS encoding phage holin family protein gives MKLIAKWLLAACALLLVAYLYPGVQIQSFTAALIAAAVIGLFNVVLRPLLVILTLPVTVITLGLFLFVINALLFWAAASLMSGFGVNGFWAAMLGSLIYSALMLVVDAAVKSVF, from the coding sequence ATGAAACTCATTGCCAAGTGGCTGCTCGCAGCCTGCGCCCTGCTCCTGGTGGCTTATCTGTACCCCGGCGTGCAGATCCAGAGCTTCACCGCCGCGCTCATTGCCGCGGCGGTGATCGGCCTGTTCAACGTGGTGTTGCGCCCGCTGCTCGTGATCCTCACGCTGCCCGTGACCGTGATCACCCTGGGCCTGTTCCTGTTCGTGATCAATGCCCTGCTGTTCTGGGCAGCAGCCAGCCTCATGAGCGGCTTTGGCGTCAACGGCTTCTGGGCCGCCATGCTGGGTTCGCTGATCTACTCGGCGCTCATGCTCGTGGTGGACGCGGCTGTCAAATCGGTGTTTTAA
- the moaC gene encoding cyclic pyranopterin monophosphate synthase MoaC, with translation MSVTNQPTSGSLTHFDAQGQAHMVDVGDKANTRRVAVTEGRITMLPETLALIQAGNAKKGDVLGIARIAGIQAAKKTSDLIPLCHPIALTRVAVEFEVETETHSVLCRATAECTGQTGVEMEALSAVSVALLTIYDMCKAVDRGMVIGGVRLMEKSGGKSGRFVSA, from the coding sequence ATGTCAGTTACAAACCAGCCCACTTCCGGCTCACTCACCCACTTTGACGCCCAGGGCCAGGCCCACATGGTCGACGTGGGCGACAAAGCCAACACCCGCCGCGTGGCGGTGACCGAAGGCCGCATCACCATGCTGCCCGAGACGCTGGCCCTGATTCAGGCCGGCAACGCAAAAAAAGGCGATGTGCTCGGTATCGCCCGCATCGCAGGCATTCAAGCCGCCAAGAAAACCAGCGACCTCATCCCCTTGTGCCACCCGATCGCCCTGACCCGTGTGGCAGTCGAATTCGAGGTCGAAACCGAAACCCACAGCGTGCTGTGCCGCGCCACCGCCGAATGCACCGGCCAGACCGGCGTGGAAATGGAAGCCCTGTCAGCGGTGTCGGTGGCACTGCTCACCATTTACGACATGTGCAAGGCGGTGGATCGGGGGATGGTGATTGGAGGGGTGCGGTTGATGGAGAAGAGTGGGGGGAAGAGTGGGCGGTTTGTGTCCGCCTGA
- the tfpZ gene encoding TfpX/TfpZ family type IV pilin accessory protein, which translates to MGVIALWMFFVWYPEPFRSLSGGLHLFAILVMVDLMLGPFATLVVSSPGKSAREWRVDMALIVLMQLAALGYGCWTVYQARPVYMAFEIDRFRTVHAIDVPAELLSLAPAEFQSLPVLGPALIAVRPFKDEKERIDATLAAMQGVHLGARPDLWTPYETEISKILADAKSIDELLTRKPIQAALIQSAILSSGVSPNEVAYLPVAGREVFWTVLIQKTSGKPLVYLPIDPY; encoded by the coding sequence GTGGGTGTGATTGCCCTTTGGATGTTCTTTGTCTGGTACCCTGAGCCATTCCGATCACTGTCAGGTGGTTTGCATCTGTTTGCGATCTTGGTGATGGTGGATTTGATGCTTGGGCCTTTTGCCACGTTGGTCGTTTCCAGTCCCGGCAAGTCGGCCCGGGAATGGAGAGTGGACATGGCCTTGATCGTGCTGATGCAGCTGGCGGCCCTGGGTTATGGCTGCTGGACCGTTTACCAAGCACGCCCCGTCTACATGGCTTTTGAGATCGACCGCTTCCGCACCGTTCATGCCATCGATGTTCCTGCGGAGCTGTTGTCTTTGGCTCCGGCGGAGTTTCAGTCACTTCCTGTCTTGGGCCCGGCTTTGATTGCTGTGCGTCCATTCAAAGACGAAAAAGAACGTATTGATGCCACATTGGCGGCCATGCAAGGCGTTCACTTGGGAGCTCGCCCAGATTTGTGGACTCCATATGAAACCGAAATCTCAAAAATCCTCGCAGATGCCAAATCTATCGATGAATTGCTGACGAGGAAGCCTATTCAGGCGGCATTGATCCAGTCTGCGATTCTTAGCTCAGGCGTATCTCCAAATGAGGTCGCGTATCTGCCTGTCGCAGGGCGTGAAGTTTTTTGGACAGTCCTGATCCAAAAAACCAGTGGCAAGCCTTTGGTTTACCTGCCCATAGACCCTTACTGA